A part of Candidatus Electrothrix aestuarii genomic DNA contains:
- the rplI gene encoding 50S ribosomal protein L9, which translates to MEVILKKTIDTLGREGEVVNVKPGYARNYLIPQNLASTVNKASLARLQREQEAIEKRHAEEKKNAEKLAAQLENMTVIITRKVGREGRLFGSVTTGDIAAQLAEQGVDLDKRAIMLADAIKATGETKITVKVGYQMTTEITVQVAPEAEAEVA; encoded by the coding sequence ATGGAAGTTATACTGAAAAAAACCATTGATACCCTGGGACGCGAAGGGGAAGTTGTCAATGTAAAGCCTGGTTATGCACGTAACTATCTTATTCCGCAAAATTTGGCTTCTACAGTGAACAAGGCCAGCTTGGCTCGTTTACAGAGAGAGCAGGAAGCTATTGAGAAGCGTCATGCGGAAGAGAAAAAGAACGCGGAAAAACTTGCTGCACAGCTTGAGAATATGACCGTTATTATCACCCGTAAAGTCGGGCGTGAAGGCCGCTTGTTCGGTTCTGTTACCACTGGTGATATTGCTGCACAGCTGGCAGAGCAGGGTGTTGATCTGGATAAACGGGCAATTATGCTGGCTGATGCCATCAAGGCCACTGGTGAGACCAAGATTACAGTGAAAGTGGGCTATCAGATGACCACCGAGATCACCGTTCAGGTCGCGCCGGAAGCGGAGGCTGAAGTAGCTTGA
- the rpsR gene encoding 30S ribosomal protein S18 — MAPRKKVFYRRKVCRFCADKELTIDYKDVKVLKSFVTERGKIIPKRIYGTCAAHQRQLTEAIKRARHLALIPYSGSVQY, encoded by the coding sequence ATGGCTCCCCGTAAAAAAGTGTTTTATCGTAGAAAGGTCTGTAGATTCTGTGCGGATAAAGAACTGACCATTGATTATAAAGATGTAAAAGTTCTGAAAAGTTTTGTCACGGAGCGTGGTAAAATTATTCCTAAAAGGATTTACGGTACTTGTGCTGCTCATCAGCGCCAGTTAACTGAGGCTATCAAGCGAGCACGTCATCTTGCCTTGATCCCTTATTCCGGCTCTGTCCAGTATTAG
- the dnaB gene encoding replicative DNA helicase, with protein sequence MIPPQNLEAEQALLGTILIQDKSLLKIVEILSPDDFYRDAHKVIFEAMLGLFERTEPHDIVTVMSLLRDQNRLEQAGGASYLSSLTDVIPFTGMLVHHARIIREKSILRRLIATSSDVAARCYDAQGDLEALVDKAEQTIFEIAQAKKKQGFEPMSRIVPKAFDRVTKLAERKEHITGISTGYDELDRMTAGLQPSDLIILAGRPSMGKTALAMNMVQHAALINKVPVAVFSLEMSMEQLALRMLCSVGRIDSQRIRTGHLQEHDWPKLTRATGMLADSPVYIDDTAGMTVLEMRAKARRLKSEHDLGLVVVDYLQLMQGNSRIENRTQEISDISRSLKAMAKELDVPVIALSQLNRSLESRTDKRPQLSDLRESGAIEQDADVIMFIYRDEVYNKAEDNPNRGIAELIVGKQRNGPIGTVRLTFLGHITTFENYTQQEPPVGYE encoded by the coding sequence ATGATTCCGCCCCAGAATTTGGAAGCGGAACAGGCTTTGCTTGGTACTATCCTGATCCAGGATAAGTCCCTGTTAAAAATTGTAGAAATCCTTTCGCCTGACGATTTTTATCGAGATGCCCATAAGGTCATTTTTGAGGCGATGCTGGGGCTGTTTGAACGGACAGAGCCTCATGATATAGTCACGGTGATGAGTCTACTCCGTGATCAAAATCGTTTGGAGCAGGCTGGCGGTGCGTCGTATCTGTCATCTCTTACTGATGTTATTCCCTTTACAGGGATGCTTGTTCATCATGCCAGAATTATAAGGGAAAAATCTATTCTGCGACGGCTTATCGCGACGAGTAGTGACGTGGCTGCCCGTTGCTATGACGCTCAGGGTGATCTTGAGGCCCTTGTAGATAAGGCCGAACAGACAATTTTTGAAATAGCTCAGGCCAAGAAAAAACAGGGCTTTGAGCCTATGTCCCGAATCGTTCCTAAGGCCTTTGATAGAGTAACAAAGCTTGCTGAGCGGAAGGAACATATTACAGGTATCTCGACCGGTTATGATGAGCTGGATCGGATGACAGCCGGTTTGCAACCCTCTGATTTGATTATCCTCGCTGGTCGTCCTTCTATGGGAAAGACCGCCTTGGCGATGAATATGGTTCAGCACGCCGCCCTGATCAATAAGGTGCCGGTGGCAGTATTTAGTCTGGAAATGTCTATGGAACAGCTTGCCCTGCGTATGCTCTGTTCCGTAGGCCGGATTGACTCTCAGCGCATTCGTACCGGACACCTCCAGGAGCATGATTGGCCTAAGCTGACCCGGGCGACAGGTATGCTTGCTGATTCACCGGTGTATATTGATGATACTGCCGGTATGACCGTTCTGGAGATGCGCGCCAAGGCCAGACGGCTGAAATCTGAACATGATCTCGGGCTAGTTGTGGTGGATTACTTGCAGCTTATGCAGGGAAATTCCAGGATAGAAAATAGGACCCAGGAGATCAGTGATATCTCCCGTTCGCTTAAAGCCATGGCCAAGGAACTGGATGTCCCGGTTATTGCGCTTTCCCAGCTGAACCGAAGTCTGGAATCCCGTACAGATAAACGCCCCCAACTTTCTGATCTTCGCGAATCTGGTGCAATCGAACAAGATGCTGATGTTATTATGTTTATTTACAGAGATGAGGTTTATAATAAGGCGGAGGATAATCCTAACCGGGGCATTGCCGAATTGATTGTAGGGAAGCAGCGTAACGGTCCCATTGGTACAGTACGGCTCACTTTTCTTGGTCATATTACCACCTTTGAAAATTATACCCAGCAGGAACCGCCGGTGGGCTATGAGTAG
- a CDS encoding DUF2232 domain-containing protein — protein sequence MERPGNISQKKGTFLTFRSLLIALLFFLPIALPGLFGWLNGLLAVPIFLLLQTAAHERRAGEQMRNGLLMAGLASLVLGRIAMFLFTLTMLPLGYSLHLSSNRRQSPAETGMNGIITLGCTWLLFWAVYGTIAGINPYLALLGNMDAFMEQVVTVYRTNADLPAEVLYNLELIIAGIRELLPKILPGLLAGMVLATVSMNMVFSNALLRRLAPEKATWPPYGEWRLPDKVVWLLIFASALLLVGKGGVNNIGLSLVFISGVLYFFQGIAVVIHVLNRWNIPRAFRFLLYVFLVFQRYGMLLVAFVGVADTWADFRKLDHEDKTE from the coding sequence ATGGAACGACCTGGAAATATCTCACAGAAGAAAGGGACGTTTTTGACTTTTCGTTCGCTGCTGATTGCACTGCTCTTTTTTTTACCGATAGCACTCCCAGGCTTGTTTGGTTGGTTGAACGGTCTGCTTGCAGTACCGATTTTTTTGCTCTTACAGACAGCTGCCCATGAGCGAAGGGCCGGTGAGCAGATGAGGAACGGCTTGCTGATGGCAGGTCTTGCTTCTTTGGTCTTGGGGCGCATTGCAATGTTTCTTTTTACATTGACAATGCTTCCCCTTGGATACAGTCTGCATTTGAGTTCTAACCGCCGTCAAAGTCCTGCAGAAACCGGTATGAACGGCATTATAACACTGGGATGTACCTGGTTGTTATTCTGGGCCGTGTACGGCACGATTGCTGGAATAAATCCCTATCTTGCTTTGCTCGGTAATATGGATGCCTTTATGGAGCAAGTCGTCACGGTTTATCGGACTAATGCTGATCTGCCCGCAGAGGTTCTTTATAATCTGGAGCTGATTATAGCAGGAATACGAGAGCTGTTACCAAAGATTTTGCCAGGGCTCCTTGCTGGTATGGTTTTAGCGACCGTGAGCATGAATATGGTTTTTTCCAATGCCCTGCTCAGGCGGCTGGCACCGGAAAAGGCCACGTGGCCGCCATATGGTGAGTGGCGTTTACCTGATAAGGTCGTGTGGCTCCTTATTTTTGCTTCTGCCCTGTTGCTGGTCGGCAAGGGAGGAGTAAATAATATTGGGCTGAGCTTGGTCTTTATTTCCGGGGTGCTGTATTTTTTTCAGGGCATAGCCGTTGTTATTCATGTCCTGAATCGCTGGAACATTCCGCGCGCATTTCGTTTCCTTTTATATGTGTTTCTGGTTTTTCAACGCTATGGAATGCTTCTTGTCGCTTTTGTTGGGGTGGCTGATACCTGGGCGGACTTTCGCAAGTTGGACCATGAAGATAAAACTGAATGA